A region of the Verrucomicrobiia bacterium genome:
CCTGGGGGGTGGATGATGATTGGGAGGGAAGGCCTGGGCGGCCTACTCTCAAGTATTGAGCAGGGGGGCAGGAGGGGGGTTGCCGCTTGCCATCAGGGGGGTGGTTCGTACCATCGCGTCACTCTGGCACGCCCCGGACATGGGCATTGCCGTCGTTGTATGATGCGGTCATTTGCCTTTACCACCCAGGGGCGGTTGCACAGCCAGGACATCGCACCGTTCCTGATGCCGACGCTGCTTTCGGACACGAACCTGTTCCTGTGGGTGGATCTGGAGGCGGCGACGGGGGAGGAGGCGAAGATGGTTTTGGACGAGATCTTCCACTTCCATCCGTTGTCGATCGAGGACTGCCGGCAGGAGTCGGCGACGCCGAAGGTGGAGGAGTATTTCCCGAAGGACGACGACCGGTTTTCGCCGTACCTGTTCATGGTGATCCACGCGGTGGATTACAGCCGGAAGGGGGGTGTGTTCGCGACGACGGAGCTGAACTTCTTTTTGGGGAGGAACTACCTGGTGACGTACCACGACGCGCACATGCGGAGTGTGCAGGCGGTGGAGGACCGGTGCCGGAAGGGGACGGTGCATGTGGCGCGGGCGCCGGACCGGGTGGCGCACACGCTGCTGGATTCGATCGTGGACAACTACAAGCCGGCGTTGGAGGAGCTGGCGTACGAGATTGCGGATCTGGAGCAGCAGGTGATCGAGCGGCAGAGCCGGGAGATCATCCGGCGGATTCTGGGGGTGAAGAAGGAGGTGATGCATCTCCGGCAGATCATCGGGCCGCAGCGGGAGGTGCTGGCGCGGTTTGCGCGGGGCGAGTTCAAGTTGGTGCGGGCGCACCTGGTGCCGTACTACCGGGATGTGTACGATGCGTTGTTCACCATCGGGGAGCGGGCCCAGGCCTATGCGGATTCGCTGACCAACGTGCTGCAAGTGTCGGTGAATCTGTCGAGCCAGCAGACGGGGGAGGTGATCAAGCTGCTGACCCTGATCACGGTGGCGACCACGCCGATCATGGTGGTGGGGACGTGGTATGGGATGAATTTCGAGGGGATGCCGGAGCTGGGGCTTCCCCATGCGTATCTCGGGGTGACGGTGCTGACGGTGGCGGCGACGGTATTGACGCTGCTTTATTTCCGCCGCCGGGGCTGGCTGGGGTCGGAGGGGCGTGCGGACGCGGAGCCGGACCGGCGGGCGTGACGGGGTGGACCGATCTCCTGATGCCTCCGGGAAAGACCAGCTTCGTTGACAAGGTCCTTGGGCGCCTGACGCGTCTGGACGCGGAGAATGTCCGCAACCTGATGCGGCGCCTGGCGGAGGAGCGGAGTCTGTTCGAGACGGTGTTCAACATTGTGGAGGACGGGATTGTGGTGACGACGGGGGACGGCCGGGTGGTGAATCTGAACGAGAGTGCGGTGCGGCTGCTGGGGTTGCCGGACGGTTCGAGGGGGGAGGGGCAGACGATCCGGGAACTGCTGCCGGAGCTGGATTGGGAGAAGCTGGGTTCGCTGGAGGGGGGCGGGGCGTCGCGGGTGGTGCGGCAGGAGTTCGAGGTGACGTGGCCGCGGCCGAGATTCTTCCGGCTTTTTGCGGCGCCCATTGATGGCGAGGTGGCAGGGGGGAGTGGACTGGCGTTGATCCTGAACGACGCCACGGAGGCGCGGCAGAAGGAGTTTGAGACGGTGGAGAGCGAGCGGTTGCAGGCGCTGACGCTGCTGGCGGCGAGCCTGGCGCACGAGATCGGCAATCCGCTCAATGCGCTGAACATCCATTTGCAGTTGATGGAGCGGGAGCTGCGGCGGCTGCGGTCGGAGCTGGTGGCCATGCGGAATCACAGTCCGCGCACGGCGCGTCCGCGGAGCCACCAGTTGGAGGCGGAGCAGGGGGCCTTTGCGTCGCTGGAGAAGCTGCAGCGGTTCAACGGGGTGGCGCGTGGGGAGATCGGGCGGCTGGACACGATCGTGAGCCAGTTTTTGCAGGCGTTGCGGCCGAGCACGCCGCGGTTGCGGGCGGCGGACCTGAACGGGACGGTGCGGGAGACCCTGGCGCTGCTGCGTCCGGAGCTGGAGAACCGGGGGTTGCTGGTGGTCGAACGGCTGGCGCCGGATCTGCCGCCGGGGCATTTCGATCCGGACCAGATCAAGCAGGTGCTGGTGAATCTGGTGCGGAACGGGATGCAGGCGATGACGCGTGGGGGGACGCTGACATTGGAGACGGGGCGGCATGCGGACGGGCACTGGTTGAGCGTGGAGGACACCGGGGGTGGGATACCGCAGGAGACGATGAACCGGCTGTTCAAGCCGTTTCACACGACGAAGAAGAAGGGGACGGGGCTGGGGCTGATGATTGTGCAGCGGCTGGTGCGGGCGCACCATGGGCGGATTGATGTGGAGAGCCATGTGGGCCGGGGCACGCGGTTCCGCATCTGGCTGCCCGGGGCCCCGCGGGTCCGGCTGCTGTCGCATCCGAATGCATGAACACGCCGACACTGCTCATTGTGGACGACGAGAAGACCACGCGGGACGGGCTGCGGCTGGCGCTGGAGGACCGGTACGACGTGTTTGCGGCGGAGGATGCGCGGTCGGCGATGGAGCTGCTGGAGCGGGAGCGGTTCGACGTGTTGCTGACCGATCTGCGGTTGCCGAAGGAGGACGGGCTGAAGGTGATTGAGCGGGCGAAATCGCTGGCCCGGCCGCCGGTGTGCATCCTGATGACGGCCTACGGTTCGGACGAGACGATCGTCGAGGCGATGAAGCGTGGGGCGGACGACTACATCGCCAAGGGGCGGATGGAGATCGAGCTGCTGGAGCTGAAGATCGAGAAGGCGCTGCGGACGCGGCGGCTGGAGACGGAGAACACCGCGCTGCACCGTCAGCTCGACGTGAAGTTCGGGCTGGACCAGGTGATTGGGGAATCGCCGGCGATGCGCGAGGTGTTCGACACGGTGCGGCTGGTGGCGGAATCGCGGGCGACAGTGCTGATCCGGGGGGAGAGCGGGACGGGCAAGGAACTGATTGCGCGGGCGATCCACCGGCTGAGTCCGCGGGCGCGGGGTCCGATGGTGATCGTGCATGCCGGGGCCCTGGCGCCGACGCTGCTGGAGAGCGAATTGTTCGGGCACGAGAAGGGGGCGTTCACCGGGGCGCACGAGCGGCGGATCGGGCGGATTGAGGAGGCGCAGGGCGGGACGTTGTTTCTGGACGAGATCGGGGAACTCGACGCGACGCTGCAGGTCAAGCTGCTGCGATTTCTCGGGGAGCGGACGTTCGAGCGGGTGGGTTCGAACCGGACGCTGACGTCGGATGTGCGGCTGATCACGGCCACGCACCGGGATCTGCGTGCGATGGCGCGCGAGGGGCGGTTTCGGGAGGATTTGTACTGGCGGCTCTGCGTGGTGGAGCTGGTGATGCCGGCCCTGCGGGAGCGCCGGTCGGACATTCCGCTGCTGGCGACGGCCTTTCTGCGGGAGTCGGCCTCGGCCAACGGGAAGACGGCGAACGCCTTCAGTCCCGAGGCGCTGGAGGCGATGCAGGTCCACGACTGGCCGGGCAACGTGCGGGAACTCCGGGCCGCCGTGGAGCGGGCGGTGGTGCTGTCACGGGGCCCGGTGATCGGGCTGCGGGATCTGCCTCCCGACGTGCG
Encoded here:
- the corA gene encoding magnesium/cobalt transporter CorA codes for the protein MMRSFAFTTQGRLHSQDIAPFLMPTLLSDTNLFLWVDLEAATGEEAKMVLDEIFHFHPLSIEDCRQESATPKVEEYFPKDDDRFSPYLFMVIHAVDYSRKGGVFATTELNFFLGRNYLVTYHDAHMRSVQAVEDRCRKGTVHVARAPDRVAHTLLDSIVDNYKPALEELAYEIADLEQQVIERQSREIIRRILGVKKEVMHLRQIIGPQREVLARFARGEFKLVRAHLVPYYRDVYDALFTIGERAQAYADSLTNVLQVSVNLSSQQTGEVIKLLTLITVATTPIMVVGTWYGMNFEGMPELGLPHAYLGVTVLTVAATVLTLLYFRRRGWLGSEGRADAEPDRRA
- a CDS encoding sigma-54-dependent Fis family transcriptional regulator; protein product: MNTPTLLIVDDEKTTRDGLRLALEDRYDVFAAEDARSAMELLERERFDVLLTDLRLPKEDGLKVIERAKSLARPPVCILMTAYGSDETIVEAMKRGADDYIAKGRMEIELLELKIEKALRTRRLETENTALHRQLDVKFGLDQVIGESPAMREVFDTVRLVAESRATVLIRGESGTGKELIARAIHRLSPRARGPMVIVHAGALAPTLLESELFGHEKGAFTGAHERRIGRIEEAQGGTLFLDEIGELDATLQVKLLRFLGERTFERVGSNRTLTSDVRLITATHRDLRAMAREGRFREDLYWRLCVVELVMPALRERRSDIPLLATAFLRESASANGKTANAFSPEALEAMQVHDWPGNVRELRAAVERAVVLSRGPVIGLRDLPPDVRTPTGGPGGRAGLEPGLESKSGRVPSAGLAGGVTVQDAERELILQALRETGGNRTEAARRVGISRRTLHRKLHEYRIEGF
- a CDS encoding PAS domain-containing protein — encoded protein: MPPGKTSFVDKVLGRLTRLDAENVRNLMRRLAEERSLFETVFNIVEDGIVVTTGDGRVVNLNESAVRLLGLPDGSRGEGQTIRELLPELDWEKLGSLEGGGASRVVRQEFEVTWPRPRFFRLFAAPIDGEVAGGSGLALILNDATEARQKEFETVESERLQALTLLAASLAHEIGNPLNALNIHLQLMERELRRLRSELVAMRNHSPRTARPRSHQLEAEQGAFASLEKLQRFNGVARGEIGRLDTIVSQFLQALRPSTPRLRAADLNGTVRETLALLRPELENRGLLVVERLAPDLPPGHFDPDQIKQVLVNLVRNGMQAMTRGGTLTLETGRHADGHWLSVEDTGGGIPQETMNRLFKPFHTTKKKGTGLGLMIVQRLVRAHHGRIDVESHVGRGTRFRIWLPGAPRVRLLSHPNA